From a region of the Rhipicephalus microplus isolate Deutch F79 unplaced genomic scaffold, USDA_Rmic scaffold_13, whole genome shotgun sequence genome:
- the LOC142783990 gene encoding uncharacterized protein LOC142783990, translating into MPSNAELAKKIEALESLVRSSLDTLANELTAKIKEKLAQEGLGEHASLSDSVQFLCDSFDSIKTKQNELKLANKELVAQNEALTRRVAELEQYSRLNNVEIKGVPVTQGEDCAAIVMQIGEAIQCPVTPSDFDTVHRVSTKSDEKNIVARFCCREKKNDFVRKARKTRPNTSDVGFSGSSSKAIYANDHLSPDNKRLFAKALTLKKAHKWQFLWTDNCQIKARKSGDGRVYRIIKDSDLSIFS; encoded by the coding sequence ATGCCATCCAACGCAGAATTGGCCAAAAAAATTGAAGCACTTGAGTCTTTGGTTCGCTCTAGTCTTGATACCCTTGCAAATGAACTAACAGCTAAAATTAAAGAAAAGCTAGCACAGGAAGGTCTCGGGGAACATGCGTCCCTCAGTGATAGTGTTCAGTTTCTGTGTGACAGTTTCGACTCTATCAAAACAAAGCAGAATGAATTGAAACTAGCTAACAAGGAACTAGTTGCACAGAATGAGGCACTGACTAGAAGGGTTGCGGAGTTAGAGCAATACTCGAGGCTCAATAATGTTGAAATCAAGGGCGTTCCGGTCACTCAGGGTGAGGACTGTGCAGCCATTGTGATGCAGATTGGCGAAGCTATTCAGTGTCCTGTCACGCCCAGCGACTTTGACACAGTTCATCGCGTTTCaacgaaatcagatgaaaagaacaTTGTGGCACGGTTCTGCTGCCGTGAAAAGAAAAACGACTTTGTTCGTAAAGCGCGTAAGACCCGTCCGAACACTTCTGATGTCGGCTTTTCCGGTAGCTCAAGTAAGGCAATCTATGCCAATGATCACCTGTCTCCAGATAACAAAAGATTGTTTGCCAAGGCCCTAACtctaaaaaaagcacacaaatggCAATTTCTGTGGACAGACAATTGCCAGATCAAGGCGCGGAAGTCTGGTGATGGCAGAGTATATCGCATTATCAAAGACAGTGATCTTAGCATCTTTTCATAG